The genome window CACACGCCCCCCTCGTCCACCGCCTCCTGGGGCGGCGCCGCCTGGGAGAAGAGGGTGCGGGCGTCGGCGCGCGTCAGGCGGACGCGGGGGCTCTCCATCCTCGTCACGGGCGCAGCGGGGTTCGTCGGCTGCCACGCGGCCGCCGCGCTGCGCCGCCGAGGGGACGGCGTACTCGGGCTCGACAACTTCAACGACTACTACGACCCGGCACTCAAGCGCGGGCGCGCCGCGCTCCTCGCCCGCTCAGGGGTCTACGTCGTCGACGGTGACATCGCAGACGCCGAGCTCCTCGCCAAGCTGTTCGACGTCGTGCCGTTCACGCACGTCCTCCACCTCGCCGCGCAGGCGGGCGTGCGGCACGCGCTCGTTGACCCGATGTCCTACGTGCGCACCAACGTTGCCGGTCTTGTGGCGCTGCTCGAGGCGGCGCGCGCGGCCAGCCCTCAGCCGGCGATCGTCtgggcgtcgtcgtcgtcagtGTACGGGCTCAACTCCCATGTGCCTTTCTGCGAGCATGACAGGACGGATCGACCAGCCTCTCTCTATGCAGCCACCAAGAAGGCCGGTGAAGAGATCGCTCATGTCTACAACCACATCTATGGGCTCTCACTCACCGCTCTCCGGTTCTTCACTGTGTATGGGCCGTGGGGGCGTCCCGACATGGCGTACTTCTTCTTCACCCGGGACATCCTTGCTGGTCGGCCGATTACGGTGTA of Phragmites australis chromosome 3, lpPhrAust1.1, whole genome shotgun sequence contains these proteins:
- the LOC133912050 gene encoding UDP-glucuronate 4-epimerase 3-like, whose amino-acid sequence is MAPQLTGAPGSAGAAAVKTQFHHYHHHRLPPRHHHHPSFLSKLAFWSICSLSLLLAFLLLSPSAAPALRAAPESPRRSLHTPPSSTASWGGAAWEKRVRASARVRRTRGLSILVTGAAGFVGCHAAAALRRRGDGVLGLDNFNDYYDPALKRGRAALLARSGVYVVDGDIADAELLAKLFDVVPFTHVLHLAAQAGVRHALVDPMSYVRTNVAGLVALLEAARAASPQPAIVWASSSSVYGLNSHVPFCEHDRTDRPASLYAATKKAGEEIAHVYNHIYGLSLTALRFFTVYGPWGRPDMAYFFFTRDILAGRPITVYESAGGAHQTTISRDFTYIDDIVKGCVAALDTAGPSTGSGGKKQGPAPFRTYNLGNTSPLPVTLLVDVLEKLLKVKAVRKVVKMPRNGDVPYTHANVSLAQRELGYRPSTDLQTGLKKFVRWYLEYYHPELAEKQKQRGSSNAKGSRGRNGSSSSAR